Proteins encoded by one window of Borreliella afzelii:
- a CDS encoding P12 family lipoprotein, with amino-acid sequence MRKGLFLYTLLIVGLMSCNLDSKLSGNKEQKNNNNAKGASYSIKEDALNDLYSNQEEQKGFTKNFGEQKYEDLIDPVAPSVSLNNRVNIANISIDEHAQKKEIKKEDLIPSTDEEKRADEAIKDLGNILGNSKFSELIEEARALKNEYALIKADLHDVLEKIQNKKTPLMGNYKNNRDKINKLAKLEEDNLKIDSELEKLINKINIAENEIISAALFFDKANKRLKESIIKRLESRNKRSDALKLSRQALSDARSALSNLESFFSNRIEAIGRKKEIKELITHAKTIVASLNKK; translated from the coding sequence ATGAGAAAAGGTTTGTTTTTATATACATTATTAATAGTAGGATTAATGTCTTGCAACCTAGATTCCAAATTATCTGGTAATAAAGAACAAAAAAATAACAATAATGCAAAAGGGGCTTCGTACAGTATTAAAGAAGATGCTCTTAATGATTTATATAGTAATCAAGAAGAGCAAAAAGGCTTTACTAAAAATTTCGGAGAACAGAAATATGAGGATTTAATTGATCCTGTAGCACCTTCAGTATCATTAAATAATAGGGTTAATATAGCAAATATTTCAATTGATGAGCATGCTCAAAAAAAAGAAATAAAAAAAGAGGATTTGATTCCCTCTACTGATGAAGAAAAGAGAGCAGACGAAGCAATTAAAGATTTAGGAAATATTCTTGGAAACTCTAAATTTTCTGAATTAATTGAAGAAGCGCGTGCACTTAAAAATGAATATGCTTTAATAAAAGCTGATTTGCATGATGTGCTAGAAAAAATTCAAAATAAAAAAACACCACTAATGGGAAATTATAAGAATAATAGAGACAAGATAAATAAATTAGCAAAATTGGAGGAAGATAATTTAAAGATAGATTCTGAACTTGAGAAACTTATAAATAAGATTAATATTGCAGAAAATGAGATAATATCTGCTGCTTTATTTTTTGATAAGGCCAATAAAAGGTTAAAAGAAAGTATTATTAAAAGATTAGAGAGTAGAAATAAGAGATCTGATGCATTAAAATTATCTAGACAGGCTCTAAGTGACGCAAGAAGTGCTTTAAGTAATTTAGAATCTTTTTTTTCTAACAGAATTGAGGCAATAGGAAGAAAGAAAGAAATAAAAGAGCTTATTACACATGCAAAAACTATTGTAGCAAGTCTCAACAAAAAATAA
- a CDS encoding P13 family porin, giving the protein MKKIFTLILIFGLTMQIFASEDTVGKGIGDISTTLKYESQKAPVLAPFLLNFFFSFGIGSFVQGDYIGGGAVLGSQVLGGILWITGIIIGGTAKGPAQAITGLTIVGIGIGTISAAHIASLIIPFTFANRYNTNLRKKLSISLAGFEPNFDIGINGFQLSFKKSY; this is encoded by the coding sequence ATGAAAAAAATTTTCACATTAATATTAATTTTTGGTTTAACTATGCAAATCTTTGCGTCAGAAGATACAGTTGGAAAAGGTATTGGGGATATTTCAACTACTTTGAAATATGAAAGCCAAAAAGCCCCCGTGCTTGCACCATTCCTTTTGAATTTCTTTTTTTCTTTTGGGATAGGATCCTTTGTTCAAGGGGATTATATTGGTGGTGGTGCAGTGCTTGGATCTCAAGTATTAGGAGGAATACTTTGGATAACTGGAATAATCATTGGTGGAACAGCAAAAGGACCAGCACAAGCAATAACCGGACTTACAATAGTGGGGATAGGAATAGGCACGATTTCAGCAGCCCACATAGCCTCGCTAATTATTCCATTTACATTTGCAAATAGATACAATACAAATCTTAGAAAAAAACTTAGCATTTCGCTTGCAGGGTTTGAACCAAATTTTGATATCGGAATAAACGGATTCCAACTATCGTTTAAAAAAAGTTATTAA
- a CDS encoding P12 family lipoprotein has product MENSKNNRNKTRELVRLQNQLRIDIELDNLINKIDIAGNEIRSSAFFFDDSQKNLKESNIKRLESKSKASYALQLSRLALSKTMRH; this is encoded by the coding sequence ATGGAAAATTCTAAGAACAATAGAAATAAGACAAGGGAACTAGTACGATTACAAAATCAGTTAAGGATAGATATTGAACTTGATAATCTTATAAATAAGATTGATATCGCAGGAAATGAAATAAGATCTTCGGCTTTCTTTTTTGATGACTCGCAGAAAAATTTAAAAGAAAGTAATATTAAAAGATTAGAGAGTAAAAGTAAGGCATCTTATGCATTGCAATTATCTAGATTAGCTCTAAGTAAAACAATGAGGCATTAG
- a CDS encoding virulence associated lipoprotein — translation MKYNIIVSIFVFLFLNACNPDFKTNQKDMKDQSSKKELKSNKEGLKTKTTVTPNQEANPNQEANPNQEKTSNKRIKNTPLDDLRNLIETANIDRQKYVKKLEEEPSDQYGILAFKKLVWVGNLSSEKIADNSDKSKRYRKCIYATLNAIDTNKLKEFSEIIILSGQTQSLFSIFNEFGSAIDDVIVYLYSKKDTINKLDTLDLEKLKNSFEKLLSTKTIVSEMLNQLLLDYQNNKNLIKTNYTKLKSYVIELYKQLVKKREESENLKNDIISIYTLKVMY, via the coding sequence ATGAAATATAATATAATTGTAAGCATATTTGTTTTTTTATTTTTAAATGCTTGCAATCCAGATTTTAAAACCAATCAAAAAGATATGAAGGATCAATCTAGTAAAAAAGAACTAAAATCCAATAAAGAGGGATTAAAAACCAAAACAACAGTAACCCCAAATCAAGAAGCAAACCCAAATCAAGAAGCAAACCCAAATCAAGAAAAAACCTCTAATAAAAGAATAAAAAACACACCTCTTGACGATCTAAGAAATTTAATAGAAACAGCTAATATCGATAGACAAAAATATGTAAAAAAATTGGAAGAAGAACCTTCAGACCAATATGGAATATTGGCTTTCAAAAAATTAGTTTGGGTGGGAAATTTATCCAGTGAAAAGATAGCTGATAATAGCGATAAATCTAAAAGATATAGAAAATGTATTTATGCCACCTTAAATGCTATTGACACTAATAAATTAAAGGAATTTTCAGAAATTATAATATTATCGGGACAAACACAAAGCCTATTTAGCATCTTTAACGAATTTGGAAGTGCTATTGACGACGTGATTGTTTATCTATATTCCAAAAAAGACACTATAAATAAACTAGACACTTTAGACTTAGAGAAGCTTAAAAATTCATTTGAGAAATTATTATCTACAAAAACAATCGTTTCAGAAATGTTAAACCAACTTTTATTAGATTATCAAAATAATAAAAATCTTATAAAAACAAATTATACTAAACTCAAATCTTATGTAATTGAACTTTACAAACAACTTGTAAAAAAAAGGGAAGAATCTGAAAATCTAAAAAACGACATAATTTCAATATATACCTTAAAGGTTATGTATTGA